From a single Columba livia isolate bColLiv1 breed racing homer chromosome 15, bColLiv1.pat.W.v2, whole genome shotgun sequence genomic region:
- the RMI2 gene encoding recQ-mediated genome instability protein 2, translating into MAGNVPGPPVKVLAAQLRRAVRDAGGTWQLSRAEAGRAPLGLRAVWMQGTVLEVERGGARGGSARLQDGSGAFTVLGVEDVPKGRPCLSAGKYVMVMGVVRSCSPEPVLRAIKMTDLSENPVHKNMWSLEVEDLHRVIP; encoded by the exons ATGGCCGGGAACGTCCCGGGGCCGCCGGTGAAGGTGCTGGCAGCCCAGCTGCGGAGGGCGGTGCGGGACGCCGGCGGGACGTGGCAGTTGAGCCGGGCGGAGGCGGGCCGGGCGCCGCTGGGCCTGCGGGCCGTGTGGATGCAGGGCACCGTGCTGGAGGTGGAGCGCGGCGGCGCCCGCGGCGGCTCGGCCCGGCTGCAGGACGGCAGCGGCGCCTTCACCGTGCTGGGGGTGGAGGACGTGCCCAAAGGGCGGCCCTGCCTCAGCGCAG GGAAGTATGTAATGGTGATGGGTGTGGTGCGGTCCTGCAGTCCTGAACCTGTTCTTCGAGCAATAAAGATGACAGATCTTTCTGAAAACCCCGTGCATAAGAACATGTGGAGCCTTGAAGTGGAGGATTTGCACAGAGTCATCCCCTAG